The Belonocnema kinseyi isolate 2016_QV_RU_SX_M_011 chromosome 1, B_treatae_v1, whole genome shotgun sequence genomic interval agattaattttcaaccaaacatttgcaccctcaatcaaaagaattgattttccaccgaaagaaaagaatatataatgaaaatatctttaggagtggctacgtaggagctagtggaataaacagccgcaaagtagggacaatacttccacttgaagcgtTGAAGTAGGACCTATTTGTATTTTgtatcttaaataattttgtcagccctaattttttaatcaattatttgtagtggctgcttttgtttttactttcggGTGTTTACTAAAGAAtattagtagaactataatcattcgattatttttttaatttgaaaaattacatttaaatttaaatattttttcacttataataCATCTGCGAGTAATGaatccattacatttttgagcTTAACAATTTGAacagaaaacagaaattaaattaatgtttaaattgaacattcaactattaaaatttaaattaattagattgaaatattttcatagaatatttttaatgtgtaaaatgtgtaaaatgtgtaaaacgaaaaaatagaaaaaaaatattcctctGTTAACCCTGGCTTTTCAGCGTAAAATTTTGGCTGAGATTTGGTCAACAGAATCCAAGCGATaaattagcgtaattagctagagcgtcTGGCATAAGCTTTGGTTTTAGGTTgttttaggtagggttcgaatcctcagagGGTGCGATTTTTCCTAGCATTTAAGCGTTCGATTACGTTTGTAAGTGACCGTACGTACAATTGCATAATTCCGAAAATAAACTGAGCGCAGTTATTAAaactaagacattttttttttaatttatcattatataacCTCATCTGTTTCGAGCTTCTGTAATGGAACATCTACCGACGATTCTATAATAGGGCAAAATTGTGACTTTTTCTCGTTGATGCGAGATTTCTAATGCGAAGAATAAATTCATAGTGGACCAGTAATGTAGTTATATATGTTATCGATGTAAATCTCGCGTTACAGGAGGCACTGCTGTAACTGATATGCTTACAAGTAAACAAACTGGGAAAAGTTTTAGGAGATAAACGAATAGTAATAAAAATCTTTATACGATTCAAAAGTTATATTCAAAATGCTAGTTAATGTTGTAGAGAGAAACCGAAGTAGGTTCTCGTGACAGAGATACGCCTATTTAATTGTAATTACGGACCTTGGTTCTCTTTTGATAACTCGCAAAAGTTTTCTAATACTCTAATGACACGACAATAAATCAAGGGCGCTCTAAGCATACTTATTATTTCATACTCTAGATTTAAAATGCTTTCATTCCCATCACCTACaaaattacccagtgggcacacaagttctaaacttgtcctatatacgtctttcggggTACGTCTTAAGGGCGTCCTGAGGACCTGTAAAAGACATAAAACGATCctaaggatgtcttaaagacgtcaattcatatgacatagaggtacattctaaggatgTCTTTAGGGCGTCCCAGTGCCCACTGAGTATTGACTAATCATGTATTGAAAACAAAGATATTTAAGGCATATGTCACCTGATTTTATTTCCAAGCATTCTTTTAAGCACTAAACATTGATATAGGTATTTGATGCATCTCAGGTTAAATTTCTTGACACATAGAATAAAATTGAAGCGGATAAATGAGGATTGGATGAAGATAGGAAAGATGGTATTgctaagatacaaaaaaaaatttacctggATGGACGGAAGATAAACTGAGaaatagaacaaattaatttttatcgcttTTGGACTCTTCGTGAACATAATGATCCGTCTATTTTTTGCAATCCTTATTTCTCTCTTCTCTATTTCATCCGCGCTTGCCTCCTCTATCCATCCCTTTTCTTTATTTCAGTCTATTCACAGCCAATCAACGTCAACCTCTtctgtcatttttaaaaataattatccacCTATCGTACACAATCGTCTCTTTTCTATCCcggcccgtgtagaaatttccccgatTGGCCCTTACTACAACAAAGTTTCTGGTCGGtccccggccgggctacccctagCTGGGTTTCACGGACAGAAACCGGTCGGGGGCCCATGGAACAGAATGaagatgttttaaattcttttaaaaaaacattcaacttttctgaatgttttaacttaatttataaaattgttatcaattttGGCATGTGAAGCACacgaaatattacaattttcaatattttcagacaatttttagtCTGTACACTTTTAAGTTTACCGCCATGCATATCCCCTTCTGCGTCTGGTGACTGCGTAGACactcactaattttcagtttcgcacttcgAACGAGGGTGCAAATTGCACTCACGTCGCTTCATTTccttgaattttgcaaataaaatcgagattcgttattaaaatcaaccttgtttcagTATTCTGTCTTTAAACCTCACTTAGTtcgcggataattattattttaaattaaattatacctaaagcaatattttttaaccgctttgtggccggatttcccgaccggatcccggccggtattgaagccgggatccgaccagattaccgtgacgtttttatctggatcccggccggattccccgacctgCGCCCGGCTTTAACCGGGGTtatccggccggatccctgattagaTTCCTACACGGGGGTCTATCGCATGTCTATTTAAGTCCATTTTGTTCTATCCCTCTGACTATTTAATTCTCTGGCATTCTTTTTCAATATCCTCTTCCTCATTTCAGCCTCTGTTATATGAaaaagtattggtaagtattggatCCAATAcgtataaatactttttttcataaagaatATCTCAGTCTACCTCTCGTCTAACAAAATCcatatttatatgataaaaagagatatttcgcgTTCCAAAAGTGTAGAACACTGctaattttgccgacgtttcgtagaTATTGTCGGCAAACTTCGTGGTGTTTTACACGACTGGAATCCGAAATATCTCTTATtgtcaaaatgaatcatcgtgaaagcattaaatctattatacatatttgcatcttttttaaaattatctccgTCTATTTTTCTGAATCATTTCTTCTCTTTCCCATCCTATTCTAGCCTATCcttgtcaatatttttctaaaaaaattaaaatataagaaatttagtGTGAttcatatcaaatttaaaatcctattttaacGTCCATTAATCAAGTTAATATGCAGAATTACTGAAAAGAAACCCAAGAATCCAgtgaacaaatttggacaacctccataaaatgttccttttgcaatttgaaaaaagataaaaattttcctaaaaagggaaaagaaaaaaaatctttttttggacaaatataaaaaagaggaaagaaaaatgagaaggcaaccaaccaaatcctcttccctcaaatttttatttattttgtcttttttatttctattattatcaaatcacaataaaaaatacttgtaaaaaataatcaccaacgtttcagcactcatacagcacccttattaaGGCAAGACAAATTTGaacaggtaggaacagcaacgaaaccacgttTCTCTCCTGATACCTGAGAATCATGTCaagttggtgattattttttacaaatttttttattgcgattttatagtaatacaaataaaaaagacgaaataaataaaaaagagaaggaaggaaatTTGGTTTATTGCCTTCTTTATAGTcattgtccaaatttagtcgtgggattcttgattttattttcaggaattctgcacatgaaTCTTTTTCTACCCTTTTACCTATATAATGATCAGCctttctttttcaatctccttttTTATGTCTTATACAAAGCACTTTTtataagaaagatattttttgggGGGTTAAACATAAATGCgtggcaaaaaagtacttaatttaagtggaaaattcggcttattttaaggtgtcacaaaaagaagcgtgtgcaatctgaaattaagaattacatctgaacattaaattaagggaatatagattcctgaaattcaggtcgggactatttgaaattcaagaaggcataacctgaaattcaggtatgctcgctcttcaattaagaatatatgtatactgaaagctagtgtaactttaagttaatacactatcctaactgaaattaagagTAATATTGTAACtgaaaaccaggaatttctcacgcccTACCGATACACATCAGCTGTTCTTATAtgatagttattcgttttagaaaatatacaagttgggttcaaacttgtaagaaaatacaggaaaagtagggaaaatgaaaaaaacggtatattgggggcaggtgtggtccaaaatcttcagacaattgcgttccttaatgtattgaaagggcgctTACGTTGCAAAGTAAAAAGTTTTGcaataatgtaataattttgatgggtttaataatccaaatattggctgacaactggaactgattttgctccattactttttaaaatccgtgaaacgaaaactccacgaatcatggaaacatagtatcatagccgacactgaccaattcgacatggagtattggagtaggatgcgactagaataaatggccacgatCTGTATAGTAGCGCAAGCGTTCAGTAACGTCATGCCTtgcaggttatttcaggttgccttgaacttactttcagaactaaatattgaaatttaggaggatactttactttattccagtagaaaaattcTGATTTCTCATTTGagataagttagtgctttattcaagatagtttgcacaaatttagttaaattcagggaattccttaattcaagtcaaatctaaaattaagtcgaatataagtttaagtatttatttttactgtgtgaGATAACCCAGAATAAATATTGATACATAATTACACTGACAAAAGCATAGAACAAGATGTCCCGCGAAactgaaattgagaatttttggCATAGTTGACACATATGAGCTCTGTTTTTGCCTTTTTTgccatcaattattattattcgataactgaaaattttctaatcatttttcaataaattgacgatcgtttaaacaatttccatttttaaataatttatgtttctaCTAATTCATTGGAAGGTACTTTTGTATACGATTAATCggacaattaaaatatttcgccTTTTTCACTTCAACTCTTAACGAAGTTGGAActtatttaaagtttgttttaaaaatcaccaaatatatgaataattGTCATGTTTTGAGACCGATGTTTTGTGACCGGTCGGTCGGTCTTTAAAACATCTCTAGAACATTGTATGTTTGTGGAACGTTACTAACACTACGGCTTAGGGCGTTTTTGAGCCGTTCTAAATTGTTCTTTAACATTTGCACCCACTGGGTAGGTGGAACTCCGTCGCACACGCCGGTCAGATAcagataatttttatataaaatacgaaAAACCGAGAATTATTCTAATGTATATCAAATGGGTAGTGATAATTCAAAATCATCGGTGTTACATTTTCTGTgacattaaaatgaaaataaataataaataaattcgagtacataaaaagaatttaaaaaagttaagtagaaatgatatatttaacacagatttttattgttaaatattaatgatctaATTAAATAGATATATTACAAGAGTTTTaactttcactcaaaaaataatgttaggTAAATTTACTACTTAATTTATTCAGAATATTAGCTTTATTCTAAAaaccatctttaattttttcaaataaaaaccttCACTGCATTTATACTatcaaatttttgacagatttAATAATACGTATTCATATATaacttaaaataaacaaaaaaatatcatgtAATATTggaacgatttttttttagttagcaGGTATATAAAGGTATGTTTATAAATAGAAGTGAGATAGGGGACTTGCGAGGTACAAGAAAGGAAACGTGTAtagattctttattttcaaaatatgtatgCAGCTCCTGTCTCTAGAAGTGGcaacgtttaaatattttaatcaaaaagaaaaaaaacaatattattaaccattattttccatattatattttatttgaattaaaaaatctctgACTTACTCTCAGACAGAGTTTCACTTAACTCGGGGCAACAACGGATTGCCGGGCGGAGCACAGCCCACGCGGGTAATAATCGATCGCACCGGAAAATTAAAACACTAACAGTCTGTAAACTACTATTTCAATTGGGCTCAAACTTTCCATAAAACTTCTTTGAAGCTTCCTGACCAACTTTCTCACAGGCCTTTTtacttgctcaaaattcgctcaaCTCCTGAAACGATCAAAGTTACTTATGCACGAATGGTGCAACgcttcggaaaaaaattattaattttttcataacaaaacaTCATGCACTTTAGCTAATTTCATCGGTCGCAGAAGATTACAATGAATACTTCTTACACattctacttaaaaatatcaacaagTTCCACCTTTGTCGCGAGTTGCAGtgaaaaaagacgaaatattttaatccgttaaaaatgttgttgtaaataatttaaaaactaaataaactaCCACCTTTTTATAGACAGAAAAATAtgcataattaaatttcttatgtgAAAACCCAGAAACGTAAATCTCATTTTtccaaaaccaaaatttttcaaggtttttttcggGAGACTCACAAAATGGGAGAGGGGGGTGTCTGCCCTCTactagaaaaaaaacaacaatactGATTTTGGACCAGCTAAGTAGATATACAAAAATAGAGaagaagatatttaaaatgatagACGGAAATTATATTGAGAAGGGATAGAAAGATATTATGGTAGATTGATGCGGGATATACTGGGATAGAAAAGAGGGTACTCAGCAAGATAAGCGGAtgattatattgaaaaaagagggaaaaagaTTGACGTGAATATAAAAGATTAcgttcgacaaaaaatttaattattaaaaaagattaagtttatcCTTTTAGTTTGAGGTTCGATTATTAAAGAACAGGATCCTAGATTTGATGAACACAATTCTTTCTCAATTCTATTCTGGATTAGAATTGATGTAATTTGAGGTGAaaacttgaatctttttttttaatatcaatatcaatccattgaaactgaaacaaaaattataagatgatgtattttttattttcattttattgagcGCAGAAAATCACTATGAGATACTAATATGACAACAGGTATGCACGGAACGAGGATGGAGAGAGTACACAGGTGACAACGCATCTTTCAAGGATCGTTGGAACTTATGGTGGAAGTCGGGAGGATTCTCTCAATCTTATTACAAGACTTTACATCCTGGGCAGGTAATATCTTATATGGATTTAAATAGCCTGTGgctacgtgtaccgaaatttcggcacGAATAGTCGGATTTCTTCGGTACGAACAACAGGACCGAGAAACGggactatttgtaccgaaattacGGTAAACGCATTTTTGGAGTGCATTTAGACACttccatttgaatattttgaaattgagagACTGCGAATTGGAGTGAAGAAATCGGAACACTATTGAGGTTTTGTATCTAGATATCCTTTTAGAAATGAGATCAGTTTATGGGTTTTGCTGTGATTGCACGTATAACATTGGtgtaacaaaatctttttttgaatcaaTAGAacagtcagtttcaaaaatagtCTTCAATACGACTAACTCATTTTTCAGTTCATCAATAGAATACCAAAAGGAAACTCAATCTGCCGAAAAGACAATCTCGTGCGACACttgaaatgcatgaaaaaaatatacGGTTCGATGTATGATTTTAGgtacctaaatattttataacttcaacttaattcataatttaatgtttaaaatccaagatttttcctaaaacttgCCAATTTCAGTCCTTTAGGATATAATTTACCCTCTGAGTATACGAGATTAGCCGCCGACTGTAGTCGTTGTGAAAAAGACGATAGAATTTGGATATGCAAGCCTGTGGGCCAAAGCCaaggaaaaggaatttttctgtTTAGGGTAAGAATGGGTGTCTATAATATTGTCAAATTGatttctttcttatttatttctagacaaaaatgtttaaaaattgtgaaattttttttttacagaaattaagtGATTTGACCTATGACAGTGTGGCAGTAGTACAAAGGTACATACAAAATCCTCTTTTAATCGGAGGTTATAAATTCGACCTCAGACTGTACGTCTGCGTCCCATCTTATAGCCCTTTGGCCATTTATGTGTACAACGAGGGCTTAGCTCGTTTTGCCACAGAGAAATTTTCACTAGAGAATTTAGATGATCCATTACGtcatttgactaatttttcattgaataaacTGGGACCAGGTTACTCAGAAAGAAAGGAACGGGTTGGCGCaggtaatttataaaatttttatacaacttcacttttagttttcaaaaaaccCTCTTAGTAAGAAACGATTGAATAATTAttacgaaaaataatatatttaggtTGCAAATGGACATTTAGACAATTGAGACGGTATCTAGCACAAGCAGGTTACTGTGATTGGCTTCTGTGGCAACAAATTGCGTGTATAATCAGTCTGACCATTCTGAGCCAAGCTGCGGGCATTCCTCGATcttcaaattgttttgaattttttggcttTGACGTCCTTATCGATGAAAATCTGAAACCTTGGCTTTTGGAGGTATTAGCatgttgaaatacatttttagctttttcatatttgtgaaatttatgcAAGTATGCGACTGTAATATATTAATTGACGATTCCGCGGTATAAATcggttaactgacattttttcgaaattgatttttttgtatattctGCAACATTTgttatatgcagttaatatcccgcAAACGAAACTGCAAAATTTCTTTCagtttctttaaaatacaaaacgactttgaaggaagcaggaaactactttataaaaaaatgaaaggaaacaaaagtacagaaattgtcaacatgagaaatagtaggggggaaatggtatatgatgcagatggaatactaggggctttcagagactattttaggagacaattcggagatgaagctataggacaccacaactgcgatgttgaacacgatgcgttggaaaaatcaattgaaaaagtctgtgtcactgaggttagggatataattaagaacttgaaaagcggtaaggctgccggggtagacggtattaacgctgaaatgcttaaacatggtggcgagtacatacaacatagagtttgcgaattgataaatttatgtttcgagatgggagacgtcccagacgattggaaagaagcgattatcgtatcaATGTACAAGAGAAagagagataaaagcgagtgcaataattacagagggactAGCTTATTAAatactgtaagtaaaatatattcaaaaatacttattcgtagggtaatgaaaataacagaaacaaagatttgggaagtccaaagtgggtttatgccaggaaggtcNNNNNNNNNNNNNNNNNNNNNNNNNNNNNNNNNNNNNNNNNNNNNNNNNNNNNNNNNNNNNNNNNNNNNNNNNNNNNNNNNNNNNNNNNNNNNNNNNNNNggatcaatctgaaaaatctctatcccatccacacactactcctttcccctgccgagtgagtcacgcctaccgcgaaagggaaatggcttaatggtgtaataacgTTTTGTTATCTAGACTATCAAGAGCATAGGTCTGCGGTCTGAACCTGTTGTTTTTTTATGGCGTCTTATGGGAAATCGTGCTTTTTCTCACAACGGATCAGTTTTCTCGTAGAATGGGCCAGTGAGACACATGTAAGTGTGTGTGCAGTTAAGGTTATCTGTGTGTCAAACGTTTTTTTGCGGGTACTTTCACGTCATTATCGATATTGTCGTCTACATATCGCTGTAAAGGCGAAAGGTGAGCGACGCGTCCCGGTTACTAACACAGCAAATTTTTGCaatcaactattgaaaatttttgcaagcacatcTATGTCCGGCTTGCGATTCCGAACAGTTTTACACATAAAACTTGCCATCAGCTTAAAAAACAACACAGAAACATGCCAGCCCGGGAGCAACAATGGAAAAGCAGCGGCAGAACACTTCAGGTAACAGGCTTAGACCGCTGGACTCCATTTTGCCGCTAAAATATGAATAGCTTTCAATTGTCTTATGAcgtttaattttgattcaaatgtttaaaactaaCGTGTATTATCTTTCTCCAGTAAATGGACAAAAAacactttacattaaaaaaaaaaaattgtgacgcAAGTGCTATAATCACATGAGCCAGCAATTGCCTTGTGTGCACATGTATCAAACGCTATCTCATAAAACAACAGTCCGAGAAAGTAGCAGTGACAGTGAGAAATATGTAACATAAACTTCAAACTCTATTAGTGTGCAAAGATCCTTATCCCTAAATCGCGCATGCGCAACTTTACATACTGATATGCAAAATAACTATGTTTCAAAGTACGCACGCACAAATAATATTCACATTATTTAGAAGCAAATGAAGTCCGTCTTTCTAAATGGGTCTTgcaaaaaatcctttaaagttctAAATGTGCTGTGTCCGAAGTCTTTGACTAAGTTCCTATTAGATTCTATAACAACTTTGCTTTTTTGTAGGTAAACTCAATAACTAATGTTCCATATTTAGGTCGATGATAATGTAAATTAAAGAGCATACTTATTGGTTGACTGAAATCAGACATTCAATGTGATCAATCCCTGATATTTATAGATATATCCAAAGTAATTCTGGTGAATCAATCCAATCAATCCACTATATCATTTTATCCAACCAATTATTTCGATCAATTAATCCagtcaattgaaaataaatccatTGAATCCATCCAATCAATCTAATATAATTAGCAGCTCCAACCACTACAATCTGCCAGTGCGGGTTTGAGTCATGTCCAAACCCCGACAAGTTACATTGCGTCACCTTTCATTCGGAAAAGTTTGGAGTCCATAAAAAGTTGGGAAAATTGGGGCATATCACATTTTTAGCGAGTCACATAATTAGCTTTAAGTCAAATTTGCGGCAAGTCACTTTAGCGACGAGTTATATTGGTGGCGAATAAGATTAAAGGCAAGTCACATTCACGCCATTTCGCATTCGGAAAAATTTGAGATCCACAATTAATTGGCAGATTTGGGGCCGCTCTTATTTGAGAAAAGTCTTAATTTCATACCTAAGtggcaaaaaatcgaaaagtcaCATTGGCGGCAAGCCACATTCGTGGCATCtcttattcagaaaaatttaaagtcaATGAAAAGTGGGCAAAATTGTCGTGAATCACATCGCAGCATATCAAATTTAAAGCGAGTCACATTTGCACCAGATCTTACGTGAGAAAAATATGAAGTCCCTATACATAAGTGGCAAAGATTCAATGAATCCCATTTGTGAAATGTCACATATGCCGCAAATGTGACTTGCCGCCAATGTGACTCGTCACTTGCAAAATCCCACTTGCAAAAAGTAAATCCAATCAATATACAAACTTAATTCTTAGAACTTCAATCAATCAATCAACATTGAATCCAGTTAATCAATCCATCAAATCAATCAAACAAATCGATACTAACTAATTATTCCCAAAAATGTGTTCGGTGAACGAATCTCTCAAGTCAGTTGGTTTAAACAATGAATTCAATGGACCAATCCAGCTAATTTAGAGAATTCGATCCAACACATCAGTCAAACATTCCATAATAGATCCAGAGAATTAATCCGATTGATCTATTCAACCAATCCATATAGTCATTTCTATGAATTCAATACTAATACTCAATACAACAAATCCATTCAGTGAATCAATCCAAtgaatacattaatttaattattcagtcaACAAGCAATCCACCAACTCGATTAATTTAATCAATCCGATAAATCTGAACTAACCACCATATAATCCTCTTAATGAAGTCAATTAACCCAGACTAACATTTTGTCCTGACAATTATTGCGATAATGATTAAAtcgatcaaaaaaattcaaagtaaatatAGGGGGCAATAACGTAACTTTCTCTTATCGCTCTTCCCACTTTCTGCGTTCCATTTTTcacctgtaatttttttaaagttcacgcCATACGTCATCGTTCAATTCTGAAACGTCAGTGATTACGAAAAATGATGATATTAAGACATTAAGTATTCTCAGTTTTTACATCCGATTTGCGCATGATTGACTCTGAATGCGTCCTCGAGTAATCTCCAAGGGATTCAACTTTTGGGATATTTTTATCACCGAGGTTtagtgaagaaataaaaaatacattttagaaatgtttaaataagaAAGTTAGTGTCAAAGAATAAAAGTAACAGTCTTAATCAAACCAATCAGTCAATTTCATGACTGAACCCACTGACTCAATTTAATGAACCAATGCATCGATTCAATCCATTCgatgaatatattttatatttttcttcaataatttgatCAATCTAATGCCATTTGTCTAAGTCATTGACCTATTAAACTAAACTcaaagaaaacgttttttttttaaccgaaacatCGTCTtcttgcctgttttgttttgaacccactgaaaatgttttttatgaaaacataatTATTCAGTTGCATGATTAGATGAACCTTAAATTTAAGAAGAAAGTTCATTcaattaacatttaattaaatcattgaaTCAATTAAATCAACTGATTAATTCCAGTTTATCATTTGAAACAATTCGGTCGATccattttatcaaaaagtcaATCTAAAATAAGTCAAGTAAATCAAATAGATCCAACAATTTAATACAACCTTTCAATCCAATAAGTGCAACCACTCAATACAATGACCCAGGCGGCagtattatatatagtttatgtatcacagaaaaaattgaatttaaattttgttacatgtaaaattttcatgttacatgttaaaatttaaacatatttcggcgaaagtttcaccgaggttaggaggaTAATCCTGATCTCGTCGACTGCGTTAcgctgaagtgagaaaatttcggtaaaacatgtagaatcagcaacagaaaacacgaagaaaaattgtgcttactgatatatctcctccgaaagaAATTAGACTATTGTATAGGAATTAGAACTTATTAATTACCGTttagcaaaaagcaactgacagatgggaatccccggttctctccaattcaatgaagttaaacgacgttagatagcgctggcgtcgtgattttcgctacatctcgaataaaaatgtagcgattataaggcgaaacaTTATCCAGGCgcggttaaaaatcggaa includes:
- the LOC117170527 gene encoding probable tubulin polyglutamylase TTLL2 isoform X1 produces the protein MHAPLESICFCGGEANPQRGMTENCLDGPFVFRLNENGVGPNLLVQVCTERGWREYTGDNASFKDRWNLWWKSGGFSQSYYKTLHPGQFINRIPKGNSICRKDNLVRHLKCMKKIYGSMYDFSPLGYNLPSEYTRLAADCSRCEKDDRIWICKPVGQSQGKGIFLFRKLSDLTYDSVAVVQRYIQNPLLIGGYKFDLRLYVCVPSYSPLAIYVYNEGLARFATEKFSLENLDDPLRHLTNFSLNKLGPGYSERKERVGAGCKWTFRQLRRYLAQAGYCDWLLWQQIACIISLTILSQAAGIPRSSNCFEFFGFDVLIDENLKPWLLEVNVSPALSNDCEVDSEVKKPLLHDLFDLLGLPVRNTGLSLFTIWNSTNSIEENDDDPARCFPGRCQKARCKLGREALALVDVCPEARNLLRQTPEVCSDNWSRHNSLLSEKTLRRGFKGTVNEESPTNSVWDNGKDWKNPSAREGGWIRVYPTTMKKSANSNVFQTSFSEIPRVIDKEIKNNVLCIQKYLKSAKNIQRQFGKQGDAVCNVMLQRALDMNGQVWLPEK
- the LOC117170527 gene encoding probable tubulin polyglutamylase TTLL2 isoform X2, with the protein product MHAPLESICFCGGEANPQRGMTENCLDGPFVFRLNENGVGPNLLVQVCTERGWREYTGDNASFKDRWNLWWKSGGFSQSYYKTLHPGQFINRIPKGNSICRKDNLVRHLKCMKKIYGSMYDFSPLGYNLPSEYTRLAADCSRCEKDDRIWICKPVGQSQGKGIFLFRKLSDLTYDSVAVVQRYIQNPLLIGGYKFDLRLYVCVPSYSPLAIYVYNEGLARFATEKFSLENLDDPLRHLTNFSLNKLGPGYSERKERVGAGCKWTFRQLRRYLAQAGYCDWLLWQQIACIISLTILSQAAGIPRSSNCFEFFGFDVLIDENLKPWLLELRQTPEVCSDNWSRHNSLLSEKTLRRGFKGTVNEESPTNSVWDNGKDWKNPSAREGGWIRVYPTTMKKSANSNVFQTSFSEIPRVIDKEIKNNVLCIQKYLKSAKNIQRQFGKQGDAVCNVMLQRALDMNGQVWLPEK